The DNA segment CAAGCCTCAAAAGCATTCGACGACGTACTCGATGACATGACTGAACCTACGATCGATATGTCGTGCTTAAGCGACCGAGAAAAGGAAGTCATTATACTACTCTACTACAAAAACTTATCCCTACATCAAATAGCTAGACGACTACATCTGAAAATAACTTTAATATCTGATGCTAAGTCTAGAGCTCTCAAGAAATTAAGAAAGGCACTATCCCATGACAATCAACATTAGAAGACAACAACCGAACGAAGAACCTAATATCCTTATCGACCACGAAAATAATCGTGTAGTCATCGTATCGACATTCTATTTAAAAGCGATCGTGTACACCGTGATCGCCTTATTCTCCTTAATAGCTTACTTAATCATTTCTCTTATTATTAACATATAAAATACTAAAGGACTTAATTATGAAATATGCTAAACAACAGAAAGCTCTTATCAAAGAACTGCTAGATAGCTCTAATAATTATATTGAACAACCACTCTTTAACGAAGAACATCCTTACTATAATACTAATTTAGCCCGTAAATATTTATATCGATATCGAGATGCTAAGACAAATCTTAAACAGTCAAATGCTTTAACTAAACTCTATCAACAAGATATATCGCGTATCGACGATAGCGAGTTACAATCACTACTTACTAAATACAAGCAAGAAGAATTAGCCTCACAGAAAGAATATATCGCTATTCAACAAGAAGTCATCAATACTATTAATAAAGTACCAGATGCACGTTACAAGCTACTTTTAACAAACTACTACCTAAACGATATACCTCTCGTACAAATTGCTAGTAATTGGGAACAGTCATATACACAAAACAGAGGATGTACCTTCAGAGCTATTAAATATATTCATGTCGAAGCCCTCAAACAAGTATGTGAAGTATTACATGGAGGCAACAATGGATAACGAACTATTATTAATCATATTGTTTGTACTATTAACAATGTACTTACCTATGATGATCATGTCGTTATATTAACGAACCAACAACTTAAGAACTACAAAGGCGGCCGAACACAAATCGACCGCCTCTTTATTTTTAATAGCTTCTTATACTTATCTTAATAACAATACTATTAATAATAATAACAACATCTTCCCCTAATTTCCCCTTAACATCATAATATAATATTAGAGGGTACAAAACATTTAAAATTTACCTCCTATTATTTATACCCTTAAAGAAGATGTCATAATTTTAGTCCTTTTCTAACATCTTTGATTAATTTTTACTACTGGAAAAAAGATACCCTCTGACGAGGGTTCTTTTTTTTGCCTTATCAACCAAACATATATTCGTAGTTATAAACTACTTAATAATACATACACATATCAAACAGCGAAAGAGGTGAGATCCATTGCTATAACACAAGACGCCAAAGGAAGAATCGTTGTAGATGGGTATACGCTCACTTTTAAACAAGCTAGGTTTTGTGAAGAATACGTTTCTAACGGCAATGTTATTAACGAAGCGGTCATTAAAGCTGGTTATTCAAAATCCAGCCCATCGGTCGTAAATAGCATGGGCCTAGAAAACCTCAACAAACCAGCTTGTAAGGCTTATATAGCCGAATTACAACAACGATTTAGACAAACTGCTGATCATAGAGTAGCTACCATAGAAGAGCGACGTAACTTACTTACTCAATGGATATACAGTGACGATGTAAGGTACAACGACAAACTTAAAGCACTCGATATCTTAAACAAGATGGATGCTGCTTATGAACAACGTATCAAGATGGATACGACGATAAATAATCCGGTTCAGTCCCTTACAACAGAAGAGCTTAGAAAGTTAATTGATAATAAACCCGATTAATGCTCCCTATGTATTTTTGAACTTATGCGAACACATACGAACACTCGAAGGAGGTGATACGAATTCCTAAAGCAAGCCAATTGAGAATGACGCCAGAGCTTAAACAACATATCCAATACCAGGCGAAGCTAGAACTCGCTAGACGAGACTTCTTCGACTATTGCGAGTTAATGGCTCCAGATTTTTATAAGAGATCGCGGCCTTATCTTCTTTATTTAACAGCTACCTTACAACATTTCGTATCACAATCTTCTAAGAAAGTATTAATAGTATCTATGCCACCACGTACTGGTAAATCTAGAACCGCTATTATGTTTACGGAATGGTACTTAGGTAAAGATCCGACACAAAAGATTATGACAGGATCTTATAACGAAACCTTATCGACACAATTCGCTAAGTCAGTCAGAAATGCTATTCAAACGAATAAAGCCGATCCATTTACACCGGTCTATTCCGACGTGTTCCCTAATACAAAGATTAAACAAGGTGATGCGGCTATGAATATGTGGTCCTTAGAAGGACAATATTCATCTTATCTTGCTACATCTCCTTCGGGTACGGCTACCGGTTTCGGCTGTACGTTAATGATCATAGACGACGTTATTAAGAATGCTCTCGAGGCAAATAATCAACTTACTAAACAAGCTCACTTCGAATGGTTCACTAATACGATGTTATCTCGTTTAGAAGAAGGCGGAAAAATCATTATCATTATGACACGCTGGGCATCAGATGATTTAGCTGGACGTATTATTAATCACTTTAAAGACGATGCCGAAGTCGTATCGCTTAAAGCACTTCAAGACGACGGAACGATGTTATGTGACGAAGTACTTTCTAGAGAATCATACGAAGAGAAGAAGAAATTAATATCGCCCGATATATTCTATGCGAACTACCAACAAGAACCGATCGACCTTAAAGGACAGCTATACTCGTCTTTAAAGACATACGATACTCTTCCTCAATTCGAGAAGATACAATCTTACACCGATACAGCCGATACAGGTTCTGACTATTTATGTTCGATCATATACGGCATCCGACAAAAGGAAGCTTATATTCTCGACGTTATATATACGAACGAACCGATGGAGATAACAGAGCCCTTAGTCGCAAAACATTTGTTCGATTATAAAGTTAATGAAGCGTACATCGAATCGAACAACGGCGGCCGAGGATTCTCACGTCAAATCTCCCATTATTTAACAGATATACATAATACTAACCATACAGTCATCATACCGTTCCATCAATCAAAGAATAAACAATCACGAATACTATCTAATGCTACATGGGTAATGGAACATATATACTTCCCGATAAACTGGCACAACAAATTCCCCGAGTTTTATAAAGCCATAACTTCTTATCAGCGTGAAGGTAAAAACCTACACGACGATGCTCCCGATGCTTTAACAGGCGTCGCCGAGAAGATTAATACACAAACTCCTATATTCTCATTCGATTAACTAAAGGATATCCAATGAATACTACCGAACAATGGATCGACATCATACGTCGCAATACAGGTATCTCGGAACAACAATTTGTACAAGCCGAATACGAAAAATTCCTGTACTCTAAGAAACGACGTAAGATGCTTTTATCACGACAATATTATTTAGGCAATCAACAAGAACCTAAGCATCTTGTATATACAGCGAAAGATACGATGCAAGATGCGTCCGGTATTATACCTAATAATAAAATCATCAATAACTTATTCGACGATCTAGTCGATCAAAAGACTAATTATCTATTATCACAACAGATCGATGCACAAACTGACGACGATATCGACGTAACCGAGTACTTTAATCCAAGCTTTCAAAATCTATTAAAGGAATTAGGTAAGGACGTATACCAATGCTCGATCGGTTATCTACATCCGTTTATCGACGAACAAGGTAACTTGTCCTTTAAGCGCTTTAAACCAGAAAACGTTATCCCGTTCTGGCACGACGAAGCACATAAACAACTCGATGCCTTTATTCATTTCTACGACGTCGAGATCTATCAAAGTCCTTCTATCACGACGACCGAAACACACGTCGAATATTACTTACCCGAAGGCGTACATTATTATATTTACTCTAACGGTCAACTAGCTCCCGATACATCCAAATTAAATACGGCGTATATCCATAAGAACGATATTTCTTATAATTGGACGTCCGTACCGTTGATCTGGTTTAAGCCTAATTCAGACGAAACATTCTTACTCGATCGTATTAAGACACTCCAAGATGCTCTTAATCAAATGATATCTAACTTCGCTAACGTGATGTCTCAAGACGTACATAATACGATCTTGGTCCTTAAAGGATACGACGGCACTAACCTCGAAGAATTCCGACATAATTTAGCCAAGCATGGCGTTATTAAAATATCCTCGACTCCGGAAGTACAAGGCGATGTCGAAGCACTTAACGTTAACGTCGATGCAACTAACTATACGACGATTATTAAAGAACTCGAACGCGCGATTATTACGAATGGACGAGGCTTCGATGCTAAGGACGACCGTATGGCGAATAATCCGAATCAGATGAATATTAATTCGATGTACTCAGATATCGACCTCGACGCTAACGATCTCGAAGCGGAATTCCAAGCGTCGCTGCATCATTTAGTGGACTTTATTAATGCCTATCGTTCCCTTAACAGTCTTCCGATTATTTCTTCTATTAACTTTATCTTTAATAGAGACTTACCAGTTAACCAACAAGATACGATTAATGCAATTAAAGATTCTGTCGGCATCCTTTCCGAAAGAACTCTCGTAGCTAATCATCCGTTTACGCTAAACGTCGACGAAGAACTCGAACAAATTAAGAAAGAGCGACAAGAAGTATTTAACCAAGATTATACATACGAAGGTAACTAATCATGTATTGGGAAGATCGTTTTCTAAGCGATAAAGAACAAAGTATCCTCGATGCACAACAACAGTTTAATGAACTGTCATCGATTACTGAATATGCTCTCGAAAAACAACTATCACAAATACAGTCGTTCTACCAGAAATATGCCGATACTAACGGCATAAGCTTACAAGAAGCCAAGAAACAATTAACGGCAAGAGAACTTAAAGCATTTAAGCTAACACTTAAGCAATATATCAAACTAGCACAACAGAAGAACTTATCTCCTAAGCAGATCAAGCTCCTCGAGAACGCATCCTTGCGCTCACGTCTCTCACGCATCGAAGCGCTCTGGATACATACACAACAATTCGCCGAAGAGATGGCCGCCGATACTAATACCCATTTAACAGATTTCCTTCTTAAGCAATACCAATCTAGTTATTATAAAGCAGCCTATACTACACAATCACTATTAGGTAACTATCAAACATTCAGACAAGTACCTAAGAAACAGATATTAGCCACATTACAGCAACCCTGGAACGAACAAAACTTCTCCGATCGTATATGGCAACAAAAAGACGTACTCATCACAAAGCTACGTCAAGAGATAACACGTTCCTTTATAGCACAAGAACCGTCAGAGCGTACAACAGAACGTATATCACATACATTCGACACACAAATCTCGAATGTACGACGCTTAGTCGAAACCGAAACAGCTTACGTTCAAGAATTAGCTCTACACGATACCTTTAAGGAGTTAAACGTAAAAGAATACCAGATCTTAGCGACGCTCGATAAGCATACGTCCTCGATATGTCGTCACCTCGATAAACATATCGTACCGATGTCCGATTATAAACCCGGTATAACGGCACCGCCATTTCATCCGTATTGTCGTTCGACGATGATACCGAACGTACCGCTTAACTCGCGAGCATCCAGACCAGATCAGAAGACAAAGTACATACCCGATATGACTTATGAAGAGTGGAAGTCCGATTATTTAACCTAATCGGCGCCACTCTTATTATATTGTCTTTTTACATTTTGTAGACGATAAAGAACAAAATTAACTAATTAATTCAATGTGAGATGTGACTCACGATAATCAAACGAACGTATTAATGCAAGGAGTATTTCCCTATGACTAAAGAACAACTATTAGCCCTTAACCTTACCGAAGAACAATGCGCAACTATTCTTGAAGATTATGGTAAGAACTACGTATCTAAAGCTCAATTTAACGAGAAGAACGATGCATACAAGAGCGCTAAGAAAGAAATTGAAAACCTAACTAACGATATTAACACGTTATCGAAAACTAACGAAGCGAACGAAGCATTACAATCTCAAATCAAAGAACTTCAAGACGCCGCAGCAAAAAGAGAAGCCGATTACGTCGAAAATATTAAGAATATGAAAATCGACACAGCCATCGCTAAAGAAGTACTGCAAGCCGGCGCTATGAATCAATCCATCTTAACAGGCTTATTAGATCGCTCTAAGATTACGTACGATAACGATACTATCACTGGTATTCAAGAACAAATTCAATCTTTAAAAGAATCTGATCCATATTTATTTAAACAAGATTCTATTAAAGGAGTTATACCAGGGGAAGCTACACCTAAAACCGATAACGGTTTAACTAAAGAACAATTCAAAAAATTATCTTATCTCGATCGCGTTAAGTTACAAGAATCCGATCCCGATTTGTACGAAGAATTATCTCACTAATTAATTACAAGGAGACCATCTAACAATGGCAAACGAAACGAAACTCGCAAATATTATTAACCCTCAAGTTATGCAAGATATGGTATCTGCTGGCTTGCCTAAAGCATTAAAATTTACACAATTCGCAGCTGTTAACGAAGAACTTAAAGGCGTTCCTGGCGACACTGTAACTATTCCGGCATGGGCTTATATCGGTGCTGCTGAAGACGTAGCAGAAGGCGCTGAAGTAACGACTGCTACTATGTCCGCTTCTACTAAAACTGTACAAATTAAAACAGCTGGTAAAGCTATCACATTGACAGATAAAGCAGTTAACTCTGGTCTAGGCGATCCTGTCGGCCAAGCTACTTATCAATTATCCTTATCTATGGCAGACAAAATCGATAATGACGTATTAGCAGCTTTGGGTACTACTACTTTGGCAGCTACTTCCACAAAAGTTATCTCCTATGAAGGTGTTGTAGCAGCTGTCGATAAATTGAATGAAGAAGGCAACACAGACAAAGTATTGTTCGTAGCTCCTAGCCAAGTAACTACTCTTCGTCTAGATCCTAACTTCATTGACCGCAATAAATATAATGCCGACGTAATGATGAACGGCGAAATCGGTATGATCGCTGGCTGTCGTGTCGTTGCTTCTCGTCGTATCGATGACTCTAAAGCGACTATCGATAACTTCATCGTATGCTTGACTCCAGAAGTCGAAGACGGTACTCCAGCTCTTCCAGCTGTTACTATCTATACTAAAGCAGAAGCTAACCTCGAAACTGAACGTCATGCTAAAGCATTGTCTACTGATATCGTAGTATCTGCACATTATGCCGTAGGTTTGACTAACGAATCTAAAGTCGTAAAAGCAACTTTCAAAAAATAATATAGGTTAATATCATGGATCAAATAAAAGAACTAATACGTATAGCGACACATTTTAACGTGACGCAAGAATACGACTCTGTTCTTCAATATATCTATGATGCGGAACGGCAATATCTTCTTAATATCCTTAACCTAGAAGATTTGCCTTCCGAACTATCTGGGCTGCTCGATAAAAGAGTAGCCGCAAGGTTTATCGATCACCATAAGGATTTAATTCTTAAAGAAGCTGACCTTCAGCCAATCAAACGGTTAAAAGAAGGAGACACTGAAATCGAATTCGGCGGCGATAATACCTTATCATATCTATCTTCTCTTATTAGTAAATGGACTTCATTGGAAGGTACAGACATAACATGTTATCGAACATTAAAATGGTAGCTCGTCAACATTTCGAGCGTCTTTATCAAGATACATGTATTCTTACTGAACAACGAAAGGCTATTCAAGATCCTCTCACTGGCATAATTAAGAACGGCGAACTCGAAGCAATCAGTTACCCTTGTCGAGTTTCATTCAAAACTCTTCAAACTAACGATATTATCAATAAGCTACCATCATCTTCTCAGACAGTAGTCTTATTTATTTCGCCAGATCTCGAGATTAAGCCAGGTACTGATATCGAGGTTATCCGTAATAACCGGCACTTCGCTTATACAGCTTCCTCACAAGTAGCGTTATACGACACTCACCAAGAGATCCAATTAACGCTCAAGAGTAAACATAATGGCTAACGTTACAGTCGACCTCTCGGGATTCGAAGATTTATTAAAGAAGACACAAGAGCTTCAGAATAATATATCGTCTCTTAACGAAGAGATCACCGATAACTTAGCACAACATTATTTGGCAGAAGCTATAGCGAATACTCCAGTCGGAGCGATAGCGATATCGCCGGACGGTAAATACCGTTCAGAATCGGAACACATGAGACGATCGTGGGAAGCAGAACGCATTAACGATACTACCGTTAAAGTACAGAATTCAGCTTCCTATGCTTCGTATGTAAACGACGGCCACAGACAACGACCAGGACGTTTTATACCCGTATTGGGTAAACGTCTTACTAAGTCGTTTGTTAAGGGCTTACATATGCAAGAGAAGGCAGAAGCGGCTACGAGAAGAGCTTCAGACAAGATCATGAAGAACGCGCTCGACGACTACTTATCAACGTGGAGCAAATAATGAACTACATTAACGAAATCATCGACGGCATAGCTAAATCATTATTTAACAGTTTTAAATATCCTATATACATCGACGAGATTAAATCAGATGCACAATTTCCTTGTTTCGTAATAGAGACACTTAATACAGAACAGAAGCATTTACTAGACGTACGTTATGAACGCAGAAATGACTTCGATATTATGTTCTTTATCTCGGACGACGACTATATCGAAGAGCAAAAGGTACAGATTAATCCCGTAACGGAGAGTTTATACTTCGACTTAGAGTATATAACACTCTCTGACGGTTCTCTCCTTAACGGTATCGATATGAGTCACAGGGTTACCGACGGGATACTGCATTTTAAAGTCTCTTATGAATACCATATCTTAAAAGTGTTAGATAAAGATCCTATGCTTACATTAAATCAAACTCAAGAGGTAACAGATAATGCCAAGAACAAAGAAAACTGACGAAGTAGTAGATACTAATGCAGTGAGTGACGTTAACGAAGAAACAACTACTGCTCCAGTTGCTACTTTTAGCCCAGAAGTAATTATCGCTTCTGAACGTTTTAAACAATATGCCGACTTAATTGCCGCTGTCATCGAAGATCGCGAATACAGCATCGAAGAAGTTGAAGCTTTACTACAAGATACTCTTAATAAACCGGTCATTGAAGTTTTCAATGACGAAATCTTTAACGATTAATTATTTTAATAAAGGAGAACTACCCTATGGCATTAGGTGGCGGTTACTGGCTTTTCCAAAATAAAACATTGCCAGGCGCATACATTAACTTCGTTTCCAAGAATAAAGCATTTGCCGAAATCGTAGATCGTGGTTACGCGACTATGGCACTTTCTTTAGACTGGGGCGAAACAGGCAAAATCGTGCGTGTCGAACAAGAAGAATTCCAAAAGGATTCTGTTAAAATCTTCGGTTACGACTATGCACATGAAAAAATGAAAGGTCTTCGTGATCTTTTTATCAATACTAAAACTCTATATCTATATCGCTTAAACTCTGACGCAGTTAAAGCACAATCTACGGTAGCGACTGCTACTTGCGGTGGTGTACGTGGCAACGATATTGCTGTCGCTATCTCTGCCGACATTAACGATGCATCTAAATTCGTCGTAACGACTTACCTTAAAACAGACGATGTCGTTAAGAAAGTCGACGAACAAACTGGTCTTTCTACACCTAAAGAACTCGTTAATAATGCATATGTAACATTCAATGAAATGTCCGCATTCACAGCTCAAGCAGCTACTTACCTTACTGGTGGTACTAACGGTACAGCTGTACAAGCATCTGACTACCAAAAATATATTGAATTAATCGAACCATTCTATTTCAACGTATTAGGTTATACTGGCTCCGATACTACAATTCAAAACTTGTTTATCGCATTCGCTAAACGTACACGTGAAACGACTGGTCAAAAATTCCAAGTAGCACTTTATAACAATACTCGTGCTAATTATGAAGGCGTTATTTCCCTAGCTAACAAAGTAACAGATAGTGGTGCTGAACCTGGTGCTGGTGTCTACTGGTTAACTGGCGCAGAAGCATCTTGCCCTATTAATAAATCTTTGACTAATAAAATTTACGACGGCGAATACAACTTCAACGTTCAATATAAACAATATGAATTAGAACAATTCATTAAAGGCGGCCAAATCGTATTCCATAACGTAGCAGATTCCGCATCTGGCAACGTTAAAGGTAACACTCGTTTGTTATCCGACGTTAATACTTTCACTGAATTCTCTAAAGAACGTACTAAAGACTTCGCTCTTAACCAAGTTATTCGTGTACTCGATAATTCCGCATACGATGTAGCTCGATTATTTAACAATTATTATCTAGGTAAGACACCTAACGATAAAGATGGTCGTATTGCATTGTGGAACGATATCGTTAAATTATTCGAAGACTATGCTAAAGTACGTGCAATTAAAGAATTCGAATCCAAAGACGTTCAAATTCCGACAGAGGGCGACGAAAAAGGTTCTGTAGTCGTAAACTACGAAATCAACCCGACAGTCGCTATGGATAAATTGTACGCTACTTGCTACGTTAAATAAGGAGTTAAATAATGGCACAAATGGCAACAGTTAAAAGCAATGAATTAGCTAAATCTCGTTTAGCTACTTGCTATACCGTTATCAACGGTAAACGATATAGCGTTATGAACGCTAAAAAACTTGAGTATAAGATCGATATCGAAACTCAAGAATTCGGCGTGCTCGGTACTCTTATCGATCAAGCCGGTCAAACTAAAGTTAAAATCACTGGCAAATTATCTCAATTTGATAACGATCCGATCTTCCATGATTTAGCTATTAAATATGCGACTAAAGGCGAACAAACTTTCTTCGATATTTACGCGACTAACGAAGATCCGACTTCCGTAGGTAACATCGGTCGTCGTACTGTTATCTTAAAAGACTGTGTATTTAAAGGTGTTAATACTGTAGCATTCGATGTCGAAGGTAAATACCTCGAAAAAGAAATCGAATTTATTGCTGGCGGTATCGAATACCCAGAACAATTTAAACTTTCCGATAAAATGGAAGGCTAATAACTAACAGGGGGGCGTAAAGCTCCCCATATTTCTTATTCATTTAGGAGAATTTACCTATGTCTAATATCAATCAAATGTCTCTTCGCGGTTTCTTTAAGGACGGCGTTAAAAAGCCTAAAGAATTTGAAGTCGTTATTTCTGAACGTTTTGAAGAAAATGGCGAACCTATTAAATGGGTTATTAAACCATTAACAGGCCGCGAAATCGATTATATTCAAAATCAAGCTAATAAAGTATCTATCGTTAACGGTGTACCTACGACAGAAACTAACCAAGAAAAACTTAAAGAGCTTTTACTCGAAAAAACAGTTAAATATCCAGATCTTATGAATGCAGAATTACAAGATAACTATGGCGTACAATCTGCTAAAGATTTAGCTGGTGAAATGCTAACTGCTGGCGAATATAACTACTTATTCGAAGTGATTCAAAAATACGGTGGTCTTACTACTAAAGTTAACACGGTCGAAGAGTTAAAAAACTAATCCAGCATAGTGGAGAAGACGATGGCAACCCAGAATTTGCCATTTACCACTATGCACTACAAAAACTACATATTAGACCGGGTGAATTTGACGAAATGAGTCTTCAAGAACGAAACTTTATTTTTGCTTCGATTTTAGCTCGAGTAGAAGCCGAGCAAAAAGCCGAAGAGAAAGCTAAGAATAAATAATGGCACAATTACAAAATACCATCACATTAGAGAATAAAGTTTCTCCAGCCCTCGATGAGATAGCTAAGTCTACGAATAAGGCGGCCGAAGATTTTAATAAATTATCTAACAGCATTAATAGATCTGGTGAATCAGCCGAAGCTGCTAAAGGTAGTATGATCGGTTTCCGTGAAGTATTTGCTGGTTCCATACTCGCTAACGTAGCAGTCGGGGCCGTAAATATGCTTACTGATTCTTTCCATAAGATGATCGATACTTCAGAACAGTTTGCTAGTTTCGGTGCACGGTTAAATAATATTGCGGGATCTCAAGCCAAAGCAGCACAGTTAAACGACGAGATTTATGAATCTGCTCAACGTGCTCGTATGGGTTACGAAGATATGATGGAATCTGTCCTTCACTTATCGACAGCCGCTAAGAATATTTTCCCAGATCCACAAGAGGCACTTAAATTTAACGAGATCGTAAGTAAAGCATTCGTCGTTAACGGTGTACAAGGTGAAGCTGCTAAAAACGCTATGACGCAATTAACGCAAGCATTAACATCTGGCGTACTTCAAGGCGATGAATTCCGATCGATTGCAGAACAAGCTCCTATCTTAGAACAGTATGTAGCTGATTATATGAAGGTACCTCGTGAGAACCTTAAGAAGTTAGCTTCTGAAGGTAAGATTACAGCCGATATTGTTCATAAAGCTATTATGGCGGCACAAGACGATGTCGATGCTAAATTTGCGGCTATGCCTCAAACATTTAGCTCTCTCGGTACACAGATCCATAACACTCTTATCAGATCGTTTCAGCCATTATTCGGTTTACTAACTAAGTTAGCTAATGCTCCCGAAGTTAAAGAATTTGTAGCCGGTATCGTTAATAATATTAAATTTATAGCTCCGATTATAACGGGCGTATTTAATGTAATTATCTTTAGTATTCGTAAGGTAATGGCATTCTTCCAACAACATGCCGCTGTCTTCGGTGTACTAAAAGCTGCTATGGCTGTCGTAGCTATCGGTGCTGGTCTATTAGCGGCCGAATATGCCGCTATGGGGATAGCCGCCGCATTTGCCGCGATCAAAACAGCCGTATTAAATTCTGCATTATTAGCATCACCGATTACATGGATTATACTCGGTATCGTAGCGTTAATTATTATAATTTACCAATTAATTAATATGTACGAAGAATGGGCCGGTACTTCCGTTAGCGTTATCGGTGCTATAGCCGCATTATTTGCTCAGTTTGGCGTTCAAGTAGCTAACATATTCGTTGGCTTATGGAACTATATAGCGGCGTTCGCTAATTTCTTTGCTAACGTATGGAAAGATCCATTAGGTGCTGTACAGAACTTATTTATCGATATATGGAATGCGATAGCTGGTTACGTAGCTAAAGCCGTTAATAATATCATCGATTCTATTAACAAGATTCCTGGTATGGATAAGATATTCGGTGGCGCAATAAGTCATGTAGATTCTTTACAGCTAGAACGTGTCGCTATTAATGGTGGCGAAACTACTATTATGGATCGTATGGACTATATCGATGCGTCTCCTTATGTCGATAGTGCTTATAACTGGGGCGCTGGAGTTGGTCAAGGTATATCAGACGGTATTAGTAATGCTATCGGCGGGTTAAATAATGATATTAAAATGCCGGGCGACGATAATAATGCTAATGCTAATGATAAACGTGATG comes from the Veillonella dispar genome and includes:
- a CDS encoding terminase small subunit, giving the protein MRSIAITQDAKGRIVVDGYTLTFKQARFCEEYVSNGNVINEAVIKAGYSKSSPSVVNSMGLENLNKPACKAYIAELQQRFRQTADHRVATIEERRNLLTQWIYSDDVRYNDKLKALDILNKMDAAYEQRIKMDTTINNPVQSLTTEELRKLIDNKPD
- the terL gene encoding phage terminase large subunit, which produces MIRIPKASQLRMTPELKQHIQYQAKLELARRDFFDYCELMAPDFYKRSRPYLLYLTATLQHFVSQSSKKVLIVSMPPRTGKSRTAIMFTEWYLGKDPTQKIMTGSYNETLSTQFAKSVRNAIQTNKADPFTPVYSDVFPNTKIKQGDAAMNMWSLEGQYSSYLATSPSGTATGFGCTLMIIDDVIKNALEANNQLTKQAHFEWFTNTMLSRLEEGGKIIIIMTRWASDDLAGRIINHFKDDAEVVSLKALQDDGTMLCDEVLSRESYEEKKKLISPDIFYANYQQEPIDLKGQLYSSLKTYDTLPQFEKIQSYTDTADTGSDYLCSIIYGIRQKEAYILDVIYTNEPMEITEPLVAKHLFDYKVNEAYIESNNGGRGFSRQISHYLTDIHNTNHTVIIPFHQSKNKQSRILSNATWVMEHIYFPINWHNKFPEFYKAITSYQREGKNLHDDAPDALTGVAEKINTQTPIFSFD
- a CDS encoding phage portal protein, translated to MNTTEQWIDIIRRNTGISEQQFVQAEYEKFLYSKKRRKMLLSRQYYLGNQQEPKHLVYTAKDTMQDASGIIPNNKIINNLFDDLVDQKTNYLLSQQIDAQTDDDIDVTEYFNPSFQNLLKELGKDVYQCSIGYLHPFIDEQGNLSFKRFKPENVIPFWHDEAHKQLDAFIHFYDVEIYQSPSITTTETHVEYYLPEGVHYYIYSNGQLAPDTSKLNTAYIHKNDISYNWTSVPLIWFKPNSDETFLLDRIKTLQDALNQMISNFANVMSQDVHNTILVLKGYDGTNLEEFRHNLAKHGVIKISSTPEVQGDVEALNVNVDATNYTTIIKELERAIITNGRGFDAKDDRMANNPNQMNINSMYSDIDLDANDLEAEFQASLHHLVDFINAYRSLNSLPIISSINFIFNRDLPVNQQDTINAIKDSVGILSERTLVANHPFTLNVDEELEQIKKERQEVFNQDYTYEGN
- a CDS encoding minor capsid protein; amino-acid sequence: MYWEDRFLSDKEQSILDAQQQFNELSSITEYALEKQLSQIQSFYQKYADTNGISLQEAKKQLTARELKAFKLTLKQYIKLAQQKNLSPKQIKLLENASLRSRLSRIEALWIHTQQFAEEMAADTNTHLTDFLLKQYQSSYYKAAYTTQSLLGNYQTFRQVPKKQILATLQQPWNEQNFSDRIWQQKDVLITKLRQEITRSFIAQEPSERTTERISHTFDTQISNVRRLVETETAYVQELALHDTFKELNVKEYQILATLDKHTSSICRHLDKHIVPMSDYKPGITAPPFHPYCRSTMIPNVPLNSRASRPDQKTKYIPDMTYEEWKSDYLT
- a CDS encoding phage scaffolding protein — translated: MTKEQLLALNLTEEQCATILEDYGKNYVSKAQFNEKNDAYKSAKKEIENLTNDINTLSKTNEANEALQSQIKELQDAAAKREADYVENIKNMKIDTAIAKEVLQAGAMNQSILTGLLDRSKITYDNDTITGIQEQIQSLKESDPYLFKQDSIKGVIPGEATPKTDNGLTKEQFKKLSYLDRVKLQESDPDLYEELSH
- a CDS encoding N4-gp56 family major capsid protein; the encoded protein is MANETKLANIINPQVMQDMVSAGLPKALKFTQFAAVNEELKGVPGDTVTIPAWAYIGAAEDVAEGAEVTTATMSASTKTVQIKTAGKAITLTDKAVNSGLGDPVGQATYQLSLSMADKIDNDVLAALGTTTLAATSTKVISYEGVVAAVDKLNEEGNTDKVLFVAPSQVTTLRLDPNFIDRNKYNADVMMNGEIGMIAGCRVVASRRIDDSKATIDNFIVCLTPEVEDGTPALPAVTIYTKAEANLETERHAKALSTDIVVSAHYAVGLTNESKVVKATFKK
- a CDS encoding HK97 gp10 family phage protein, which produces MANVTVDLSGFEDLLKKTQELQNNISSLNEEITDNLAQHYLAEAIANTPVGAIAISPDGKYRSESEHMRRSWEAERINDTTVKVQNSASYASYVNDGHRQRPGRFIPVLGKRLTKSFVKGLHMQEKAEAATRRASDKIMKNALDDYLSTWSK
- a CDS encoding phage tail terminator family protein, which codes for MNYINEIIDGIAKSLFNSFKYPIYIDEIKSDAQFPCFVIETLNTEQKHLLDVRYERRNDFDIMFFISDDDYIEEQKVQINPVTESLYFDLEYITLSDGSLLNGIDMSHRVTDGILHFKVSYEYHILKVLDKDPMLTLNQTQEVTDNAKNKEN